A section of the Malus sylvestris chromosome 17, drMalSylv7.2, whole genome shotgun sequence genome encodes:
- the LOC126611044 gene encoding uncharacterized protein LOC126611044 encodes MGDNDPWLAPDKLQHVLFCFSLTLIFSTLATRTRYPFLRRHSIWFGSILSLLAGAAKEFADELGFFRSAGASAKDAVADFVGVLIGSLVLYFVKYVTRPENETGRLKEVSMV; translated from the coding sequence ATGGGCGACAATGACCCGTGGTTAGCCCCAGACAAGCTCCAACATGTTCTCTTCTGCTTCTCTCTCACGCTCATCTTCTCCACTCTAGCCACCCGAACCCGGTACCCGTTTCTCCGTCGTCACTCTATTTGGTTCGGATCCATCTTGTCTCTCTTAGCCGGCGCAGCCAAGGAGTTCGCTGACGAGCTCGGGTTCTTCAGGTCCGCCGGAGCCTCCGCTAAAGACGCCGTTGCCGATTTCGTTGGCGTCCTAATCGGCTCGCTGGTGCTTTATTTTGTCAAGTATGTGACTCGACCCGAGAATGAGACGGGTCGGCTCAAAGAGGTTTCGATGGTCTGA
- the LOC126611043 gene encoding 60S ribosomal protein L7-1-like: MTEEVAQPLTYIPEVILKRRKTNEELALRRKEQLEQRKFKSQQNKQEYIKKPEDFVKEYRYREMDLVHMRHRLKRKRPTLDATNSQLLLIIRIQGKNDMHPVVRKALYSLKLRKVFNAVFVKTTDAILEKLQRVQPYVTYGYPNLKNVRDLIYKKGFAKIDKKKVPLTDNNLIEQAMGQHDVICIEDIVHEISTIGPHFKEVTGFLWPFVLNKPEAGLKGSKTVFKDGGDAGDRGDKINELISKMN, from the exons ATGACGGAAGAGGTGGCGCAGCCGTTGACGTATATACCGGAGGTGATATTGAAGAGAAGGAAAACCAATGAGGAGTTGGCTTTGAGGAGGAAAGAGCAATTGGAGCAGAGGAAGTTTAAGTCTCAGCAAAATAAGCAAGAATATATTAAGAAACCTGAGGATTTCGTCAAGGAGTATCGCTACAGG GAGATGGACCTCGTCCATATGAGACACAGGTTAAAGAGAAAAAGGCCGACATTGGATGCAACTAACTCACAGCTTCTTTTGATCATCCGCATACAGGG GAAAAATGACATGCACCCTGTTGTTAGGAAGGCCTTATACAGCCTAAAATTGAGGAAAGTTTTCAATGCTGTCTTTGTGAAAACAACTGATGCTATATTAGAAAAGTTGCAGAGGGTGCAGCCGTATGTTACCTACGG GTATCCTAATCTTAAGAATGTGAGGGATCTGATTTACAAGAAGGGCTTTGCAAAGATCGACAAGAAGAAAGTTCCTCTGACAGACAACAACCTTATTGAACAG GCAATGGGGCAGCATGATGTTATATGCATAGAAGATATAGTTCATGAAATTTCTACGATTGGCCCACATTTTAAGGAGGTTACCGGCTTTTTATGGCCCTTTGTGCTCAACAAGCCTGAAGCAGGATTGAAAGGCTCAAAAACGGTATTCAAGGACGGCGGAGACGCGGGCGATCGCGGGGATAAGATCAATGAACTAATTAGCAAGATGAATTAG